The window taaaaaaagggaaaaaagtgCACAGTGTCAAAGTGATACCCAACTGGATTCGATTGTGACCTAAGCACACTGTTCATTATGTAAAGACACTTGGACTAGGAACTAGGAAGAGCACGACAAAACCTATCTCTCATTACTTTCTCACCAGTTTCTCCTCTTCCCTTTGCCTTCTTCCTCCCTTTACAAGCTCTCAAAATCTTATTGCTTTTGGTTAATCTCTTCACCCTCCATTATTTCTGCTAACCTTTCTCTTAAGTCACATCGTTTTCTGCTCTCGGTCTTCATTGCTTGTTTATTTCAGATCATAGTTTTCAATTTCATTCGGGTTCTGCTAACTTCATCACCAGTGATAGAAAAAACAAGGCTATTCTGGTTGATGGGTTTTTGTTGGTTTCGTGATTGGTCTATTCATAATCTGAGAAATGGGTTTTGTGAATAAGATGCAGAAAGTGGATATTTGCTTTCAGGTCAGCCCttccctcttctctcttctccatgtgtgtgtgtgtgtgtatattgaTTTTCTCATATGAATGCTTATGTTTTGTTATGTGAATAAATGGTAGAGAAGAGAAAATAATTTGCTTTTGTCATCGTGGATTTCTAATTGTTTGGAACCTGAGAATTTTGAAAGTCGGTGGAGTTAATTCATCATAATCTGAAACTGAAAGCGTAAGTCTTCACGTTCAAATCTATGAATTCTctcttgcatatttttttttatgcagcCAAAGTTGGGATTAGGATTTGGATATATAAAAGTGAAGCCAGAATGGTTTGCCTTGCCAttggttgttgatccaaaaagGATCGGTCTTTCTTGTTGATCTGCAGTTACTAGTAAAATAAGTTATAGAGAAGTCGAAGGAGAAATAAACGGAAACACTTTAGCTGTTTCGTGATACTTAGTTACCGTTTCCAAGTGTTTCCGCTTATTTCCCCTTCGTCTTCTCTATACTAACGTGATTAAACTGAGATTAAGATGCgcttttggttttggatatTTGAATTATTGAGATCAAGGGTTTGGACCtgcattttctttcttcttaattGAATTCAAGAGAAACAAAAGAGAGTGATAGGAATTAACTTTATATTGGCGGCTGATATGGATTTGATTCGGTCGTCTTCTGCTTGTGGATAGCTTATTTGTTTTCTGTCATACAAAGTTTGCAGGTTGACAGGTGGAGTTCATTCAGCTACACAGTGTAGTTTTTGGAAATCATTGGTTGCGTGTGGAAAAATTCCTTTAGTTGGGATATTTCTTCACGACGTTTTTGCTACTATGGGTAGAGGTAGAGGAAaagcaaagaaacaaaatgttATTGCTGCTCGTGAGGATACTGGAAGTGGTGAAGAGGAAAGGATTCTACCAAGCAGGAGAAGAGGAAGGCCACTAAAGACATTGAAGGACGATATTGTAGAAGGAGAAGTGGCTTTAAAGACAGAAGATGGCGATGATGCAAAAGGTCGTGTTTTGAGTAAAGACATGAAAGACCAATCTGCCATAGAGAAtggaaggaaaaggaagaggtCGGCTCAGGTTAAAGAAACTATAAAATCAGTCGAAGAGGATAAAATGATTGAAACAAAATCAAGTCTTGATGACCCGAAAAAGGCTGTTGGATTCCGACAAAATGGGAGTAGGCGGAAAAATAAGCCTCACCGAGCTGCTGAAGCTGGTGTTGAGTGCAAATGAGTTCAGTTCTTCTGTTGTGATGGTTACACACCTTCTTTGCTCACCTCCTTGTTGGTTCACCTATCATTCCTTATACTGTCTTTGTTATGTGTTTTGCATTTCTATAATTTCTGAGTTCCTTCTTAGCTAGCGGATGATTTTGACAGTGAGGTTCCGATAACAATGTTTGCTTGTTCCGTACTCTTTGCTTCTGTTGCTAGCCAGAGACATGCTTTCTGTTAGCTGTAAAAAGAATATCTCTGACCAActtcattttttaatattagacGAAATGCCTTCATTTTTTTTGCATCTATTCCTTTTTGCCCGAAAAGGAAGATAAATATGGGCATACACATGTGATGAATGTGAACGTATGCTTGGATTTGACTACTAGTTAACGAAATAATAGTCTAGGGAAGGAGTATGTAAGCGTTCAAGTTATCAAAATCCAGTTTAAACTAGTGCTTTGATGCTCAAAAGAATGAATACTGAAAACTTGTAGCTGGAGATAGACCTGTAGACCCGATGTTTGAATAAAGATATGTCCTTCGTGATGCTGTATTATAGGCCTTGAATGGATTTTGTTGCACATTCGTTGAACATGTGAACTAGAAATGTGGCCTTTGTAATGGTTTTCCATGGTATCGTctgaactctctctctccgtctctCTAACAGCAAATGAATAACGACGTACTCTGACTTCTTATGAACATGTCCAGTTTACCTCACTCGCACTCTGGAAATTATCGAACCTGCGATGGCTTGATGTTGCCTTCTCCCATATTTCCTTGTCATTTTAAGCCTACTTGTTTGAATTTACTAGCGCTTCTGTTAGAATCCTGTATTTCATTTTCTATTTCACAGATTtttatgctctctctctctatcaatAGAACCATTAAAACTAGTTTTTATTCATCTCTCTTCTATTTCGCTCGAGCACAGACGAACCCTCGCTCTGTTTATATGTTGGCAGCAGCCATCAGGGGCGCACTTGCACGCATCTCTCTCTTGTACCTAGTTGGATGCCATGGTTCGAAAACAAGAAAAGTTGTTGGGTACAGAGTTGTTTGCAGATTAACATCAAATAATTTGTTGgataagtttacaaactcaTAGTAACACTCAAACAAATTGAACCAATGCgtaatacaaaacaaaaagtaTTTGAGAATGAAACACCCTTCGTTAAAGTGTTGCTACCATTAATGGCTAAACATGTTTTGGTACCCTGAACTCTGTACCGTGAATACCCTGACGCCATCTACTGCTATTATTATCGGGCTCATTAGAAGGAATGAACATCTTAAGCAAGTCAGCCAACAACTCGAGAAATCCCCTATTATCCGCCGCCCACTCGTGCTCCAGGTGTATATTAATACCACACTCCAAACATTCACAAACCAATCCTACGCACATGTTAAGACAGTCGGGACACGGACGTAAGCGCTCTCTCTTATCATTAGGAATCGCGCTTTTTCTCTTATCAACAAGAGCGACATGGTGCTGGTGATCATCATGCTTGTAAGAGCCCCCTAACTTGACTTGCGGATACCTCCCTCGAATGCAATCAGGATGACATTCAAAGTCACAATCCGGGCAGGAGTAGAACCAATGTTTTCGATCTCGTATTCCTTCGCATATGTCACAATAGTACTCAAGGACGTCATTTTTAACACTAGCATAAGTGAGTCTGAGAGGATGATTGTCGTATTTGTACCTGACTATAAGAGGTAATTTAACACAAGGAATACACAGACGGAAGTCGCATCTCTTACTGATACATCTGAAGCAGAAATTCTTATCACGAGTACCACAACTGCTGCAGGACACGAGCTGTCTGCTGAACTGGAGGGTGTGAACATGAGCATCACAAAGGATCGTCTTACGCTCATAAAGACTGCTGCAATAAAGGTCCAGGTAGAAGTCGCAATCTCCACAACTGTACGAGAAACCTTGGCTCAAGGACTCGCACATGTGACACTTAAACACGCCACCAACAAAAGATGCCTTTGGAAGGAGTGTGAGCTCGTGTTCGTGAAGTGGGAGAAGCCTCTTTCGGGGTAATTTAGCACAATTTATGTGGAGAGAGAAATTACATGGCTTTTCTATTGCTTGTTCTGTGCATGACCTATAAGACTCACCCCTCATGATGGGTAGCATGCAACCGTTGCAAGTAATTCCTTCATCTTGGTCGTCTTGTCTTGCCACCTCTTGGCCATCAATGAGGGTTAACTTGTGTTGATGACTGAAGTGCTCGACCTGCAGGGCTTCATGATCATCAGCGTTGGTCTCATTGGCTGGGGGACATCTGGATGTGGAtggttcatcatcatcatcatcatcatcatcgacGAGGATGTTCATGATTTACCTCTCTTTTCTTAAGCATTTACAGTGGGCAGCATAACCACGACATTCATGAACAACAATACATAGCACGGTTTTCCTCCATGTTTTCTGCGCAAATGTCACAGAAATCTTGGTATTTGGGGTACATGTCTTGGAACCACCAGGTAAGCTTGAGGCGGTGTTGGTGGCGTGGTATTTTGACTTGGAGCGGTAACCAAGAGCATGTGCGATGGACAATGAGCTGGCAGATTTTACAGATGTAGGAGTTGTATTGAATATTGTCATCCCCTTGGCCACAGACATCGCAAGTGAATTTAATGGGCCTCCTCATAATGGTGAAGATGTGCTCATGACCGTCGTTTTGCCACTCGAAAGCACATTTGATGTCTATCCAGAAGTTGCATTCGGAACAACAGTAAGCAAGTAACCATTCTTGTGGATATAACTGGCTACACACACCACATTTGGAGCCCCAGTGCCTTGGCCGATCTAGGTTTCTGAGAATAAGAGGGTGTTTGGGGTGGAGCGGGTGGTGGATCTCACGGGGTAACTCCGCACATGACTGATGTATATTGACGTCACACATGTCGCAAGTGTAGTGAGGCCCAAGCACTGGTTCTAGGCACCCCTTACAGAACCGCGGTGGACCATCATTCTCCGTCTCTTCCTTGAAAGTCCATGAATGCTTGTGAATTATCGGATCCATCTATTTATCCGATGCATGCAGTACCACTTAATTTAGTAGATATTACCAACTAATATGATAACAACTAAAAACTTATAAACATGAATGCAAATTTCTaccaataaattaatcataaataaaaagaaaaactaatgaaaaagatttgaaaaatgacaaaataaagagtaaagtgaataatagcatgattgactttttagtgtaaaaatatggtttttcgttaaaatgaacagtaccggtgtttttcgttaaagtcccTGAATAAAATAggttattaaaatattaaaaaataagaaacataCTAATCAAGAATACAAGAGGAAAGTAAGTGATCATTTATCAATTTACCAGTGGTAGAAATGTGTTGTGCTTGACATTGGTGGGTAATCTAACATTTAAATTACTAAAGTTATTGTTTcactcaaaaaacaaaaaataaagaatacaAGAGCAAgatcattttaacgaaaaatcatattttaacattaaaaaattaatactgatattatttactttttcctttattttattttgtttttatttataaagtttTCAAGTTCCCATTCGTTTTCATGaagaaatattatttaaaaGTTGAATTACGAAGAAAAAGTTGTACACAAACCTCGACCGCCGGACTCGTACGCCTGCCGTGCGTGCTTTGACGTCCGATTGGAATCTGGGCTTTGCTCCCAAACTCGAGGTGAGTCCAATGGTGGTGGTCTCGAGCCTCGGCCGAGACGAGGAGGCTAGGTGTTCTGGCCTTGTGAGGAGAGCGGAAACTGGTGGTGCCCTTGATTTGGGCGATGGTGACCGGAAAAGTTGTGCACCGTGTGTGCACAGTATGCACAGTGAGGGCGGAAGAGAGAGTGCGTGAGGGAGGACACAGAGAGAGGAAGTCTTGGGTTGAGGGAGAGAAAGCAGAGGTGGATTTCGTTGGTGGGTGAGTGCTTTCCTCAAAGGGAAAACCtttatttaaagaaaataaaacccacAAAAGACAACACCAAAGTCAGATATTTCTTTTTCTAAACAGTAACCCACCGATAGTTTTCACTTGTACGATTACAAGCCCGTGTTAAAATTTATCGGTTATTATCAAACTTTAAACAGTGTAGTTTTTCCGTTACAAATTTGATTTGGGTCTAATTTGTGCTCCCGTATTTGTATTGAGAAGCAATTTTCAAATAAGATACTGAGAAACAAGAACTTCCATTAATTTAGTGGACGGGGTAAAATACTTTCTTGTTTCTGTACATCTACTAAATTCATCTAATTTTTCATAGACAGTTTTTGAGAAGCACTCACCGCATATGAATAATGTAAGATGTGACATTATTGTATGCGCAGCATTGGGGCCCTAGATTTACTCAGAGAAGCATGTTAATAAGTAAATAGTAATGTTAGGAaaactaaatttatagacaaaatttgcaaaactaaaggacatgaaagttgatgatttgtttattacttaagtgttgataaaCGTGTTCATTCATATTAGCAACACGTTacttagtttacaaatttagtctctaaaTTTAATATTCCTAGCATGACCCGTAAGTAAATAGCCAGATGTGCTTAAAGTAGAAGGCAAGGCAAACAAAAGGCAAAGGtgtgattcaaaaaaaaaaaaagcaaaaggcatgctcgtttttttttttttttggtttaaatgTCAAAATGATATCTGTGTTATAGTTATCTTGCCAATTTAGTCTCCATGTTTTCAATTTGGCTAATTTAATCATCGTGTTTGTTTCTTTTAGACAATTAAGGACATTTCATtaaatttcttttaaaaaaattcataagaaaaattatatgagaTATAATTACGCTTTCTCTTTACataaaaatgcaaatcaatGAGAAATAACACATATAAGAGATAAAACTTTCGATCTGAAAAATGATAAAGGCTGTGACATAAAAAAGAGAAGGGTAAATGTTAGAGAGGAGGTCGGAGAGTTgagaagaaaatatattttattttaatttttaactttaTGATCTTGTGTGTCATGACCCTTACGTTAAGAATTTAAGAATCTTTGATGACTAGgccatgtttatttatttatcgttGTACATTAAATTTGATAGCTTGCATTGCACGAAAATTAAAAGAATCTAATAATTTGTTAACCTTTAATAATTCTGGTTGGTTTAGGtcattgaattttctttttcgtGCGACAAATATTTAACTTCATTTATAAGATTATTTTACAAAGATCATACTATATAGTATttgagcaatattagaaaatataaaataatacaagaattttaatgataataatcatagtaaaaattacaatataaattgtatacaaaattaatataaacaacaaagaaagtaagaaaaactaacaaactTGAAGATTGAAGACTTCAATCTAGGGGTGGGCAAATGGGTCTTGGATCCGCGGGTCAGGGCAAGTACATTCGgtttgtgacacaccccgaccggagGCGAGGCATGTTGGCCATCACCTGAAGGTGACGTAGCCAAAAGGTAAATGATGTATAAAATCTGGAtaaatttaaatcaaaactagAATTTATTTAAGCTAATCAAGAGAGTGTGCAGTAGTGGGAAGAACCCATAAAACATTAGTCAGAGCATAGATGACAGTATTACATAAGTAGAGTAGTCAAATTTAGTTAAAGTACTTATTACACAACCGGAAATAAGCTCATACATTTATTTAGGGAGATGTCAGAATCGCCAAGGTCCCTCGTGCACCACAGAGGATTCAACTAATGAaatcctggaggggcgaaaaaatagaaggtgtgagtgggcaaaaacaaaggtttataaaacacatttatttttccaaacatactaacccctcgccataaaacaaatatagtttccagaaaatcatactacatataagtatgaaatcaaggTAATTCAACAATAAttcaacaaatacacaaaaCCATAGAGTCTCGGCTGTGGCATAAGAAAATCaagtgctcatcaatctatgctaacacACAAGTTCATGCAGAGAATTTTGGTATGAACAGGACTacgtgtaatcataatatacgctctGTTACTACAATCATATGAAGACTGGCGCTAGGTGCATCATATATGAGTCctagttgcctattgcaacctaggacaggactggcacctacaatggattcAAAGTGAGCTTGCGATGCGATGTGAACATAACGCGAAGCCTAGCCCTGGCCCGGGGTAAGTACTACATCAATGCAAGCATGCATGATAAGCAGGTAAAATGTATGTGAACATACCATGACAAATTATAAATCTTAACAATATAATAGCACTTTCAAAAACTTTTTGAATTGGAGCGTTTCTTGCTTgcaattttgaattatttcaaattatgagtgactgtttttttcttatttttttacaaCATTGAGGAGAGTGGGTTTTGCTTAAGCTTTGGAGAgcttagagcaattccaccatTGCAAAGGCCCCCCCCaaggctattcactatttaatccacccagtgaacagtaactgtctTTTGCATCTTCATCCTTACACTGAATAGCCCTAgcaataggtaataaaatattagtatttttttatttataaaataatacaaaataatttaatttgtaatttcggataaaatatttaatcattctcgttgcgccacgtgtcattatccgaaaactGCATGCTCTGCTggttaatcgttctcgttgcgacACGTGCCATTAtacaaaataagattttttatttttttatttagttgaTAGCTGATAGCTCTAGATGTGTTATTACATAATAATTAGCTCTACTGGTTAATCCAATTAGTTGAGGTAAGGAATATATTTTGGCTTATAAAACTACATGCTCTCATGGATTTCTCCCAAAGATTGGATTTTCAGTTTTTGGCATgttaaaaatttagttttttttatcatttcttgaagggtaaattacattttcatacctcaggtttgaggtctatttcaatttcatacaacaactttaaaacatttcactttcatacctcaagtactattttatttcaatataatacatccgttagattttccatccattgatctgttaaatgctgacgtggctgccacatatatgccacgtggctgccaaatgtctaccatgtggcaaataaaataatttttaaattttttttaagaaacctgaattttctcaaaaaaaaaaaaacaaatttgaaaccgacatctgcaagaagaagaagaggagggaggaagaaagaaaaagaaaaaaaaaatagaaacccactgcaagaagaagaaggaggaagaaaattaaaaaaaaaaaaaaatagaaacctAGATCTGCAACAAGAAGACGCTGGGCGCCGGGGGGGAGGGGTCGTTGGGCGCGGGCGGGGGGAGGGAGGCGGGGATGGGAAAAGGGGGGCGGGggggggcttttttttttttttcttttcttcctccctcttcttcttcttctttgtcgtttgggttgggggggggggggtttgggacaaaaaaaaaattttcttttcttcctccctcttcttcttcctcttcttcttctttgtcgcTGGGGTTGGGGGGAGGGTtagggacaaatttttttttttcttttcttcctccctcctcttcttcttcttcttctgggtcaCTGGAGGGGGGgaggacaattttttttttattctttcttcatccctattcttcttcttcttgcagatctgggtttttttttttttttttgagaaaattcaggttttaaaaaaaatttaaaaaaatttttatttgccacgtggcagacatttggcagccacgttagcatttaacagattaatGAATGGAAAATCTAaaggatgtattatattgaaataaaatagtacttgaggtatgaaagtgaaatgttttgaagttgttgtatggggttgtaataaacctcaaaacctgaggggctactttgtaatttaccctttcttGAAAGGATATGAAATTGGAAATCCAAAATAtcaattttttgttgaaattatTTGACTTGTGGGTTCAAAAATTTAAATGCAAGAGGTCATGTTGGTCCATTTTtgacctttatatatatatatatatatatatatatatatattattttgttgttaGGTATGAATTTATGAATGTATGAAAACAATGGATGCTAAATTTAGGAGGATATTGCTCAAATGAAGATATTTTTGTATGGATATTTAGGATTAGTGTGATTTCTGCTTCTTGAATTGGGGCAAATAGCACTTTGATATTGCTCTTGAATTGGGGTAATTTTAGGAAACATGTGAAATTATAGAAGTTTCTATGTTGAATTCACTTTATTTCACTTTGAGTTGTTGTCAAGGGATTGGTTTTAGGAACTTTATGGTGCATGAGAAAGTTCTTCGAGTTATTCAAACATTCGGTGGTTAACTTTCCATTTGGAGATTCTATAAAATAAGTCGTAGTCATGAATTTTCAGTTTCATTTAAAATGGTGTACAACAACATCCATAATTCTGTgttaagttttttgtttttgggttaggCACTTATATGGTAATGCCTCTGTTCTCTACCTCATCCtctaatctttttctttttcttctctttgtgcAACTTCCAAGTATGGTGGAATCAGTGGAGCTTCCCACTCGCCTAGGCATCTTTCCTTTCTGAAACAAGGTCCTTGTTCCCTGCGCCATCTTCGAATTCATTGCACTTCACCCTGCAAGTACCTTTGAGCCTTAAAATTTGTCTATTGATTGATCGTTTTTTCTATTCGAATTCTGAGAAAACTTTGTATGTACTTTAACCAGTAGTTGTTTTAGCTCAGCACAAACTTTATAGCTCTGCAATTACTCTGCTTGATTGGAAATTATGTTCCTTTTTATGCTATTTGTTGCCCAAACTGTATCGTTTACCTTTTGCTGCATATTTTGTTCTTCAATTTTGCTAGAGTTAATTTCAAATGccaactttcctttttcttttttttaggtAATTGATCATTATGCAGTTTGTAAGTTGGAAAAAGGTTAAAATCTATGGCTTCCTTTACGAATGTGAGCTTGCATAAAAGAGAGAAACAATAACCAAAAATTTATCTGAACCCCCatttggttttgtttgattgattgTCTATTTAGCGTGTTTTTTAGTTTTGCTTGGTGTGTTCAAATTCATTTGGGTTTATATGTGATTTCCagtcaattatttttttattagttacAGATCATATTTACTATGGAAGTTTGAATCTTTGTGGATGTTTCAGTGTAGTTCTTGGGTACACACATATTTATCCAATAAATAAGTTCATGACATTGTTTTCAGGGGATGGACAAGTCCCAGGCAGCAATCTCTCTATTGATCATTGCCGGGAAAATATCGTGGTCATTTTGAGTTCGGATTCAGCCAGCATGTGGTAAGCGTTTCTTTTCCGATACtttcatttgtttatttgtgaATCAATAACTTTTTTAGGAATAATGAATGTCATAATTGCTGATAAATTGATACTTCGTTCGGAGCTTGAATTGTAGATCTGTGCAAGATATCCATATATGGATCAATGCTATGGACTCTTCTCAAC is drawn from Malus domestica chromosome 14, GDT2T_hap1 and contains these coding sequences:
- the LOC103424321 gene encoding uncharacterized protein, with amino-acid sequence MDPIIHKHSWTFKEETENDGPPRFCKGCLEPVLGPHYTCDMCDVNIHQSCAELPREIHHPLHPKHPLILRNLDRPRHWGSKCGVCSQLYPQEWLLAYCCSECNFWIDIKCAFEWQNDGHEHIFTIMRRPIKFTCDVCGQGDDNIQYNSYICKICQLIVHRTCSWLPLQVKIPRHQHRLKLTWWFQDMYPKYQDFCDICAENMEENRAMYCFMNILVDDDDDDDDEPSTSRCPPANETNADDHEALQVEHFSHQHKLTLIDGQEVARQDDQDEGITCNGCMLPIMRGESYRSCTEQAIEKPCNFSLHINCAKLPRKRLLPLHEHELTLLPKASFVGGVFKCHMCESLSQGFSYSCGDCDFYLDLYCSSLYERKTILCDAHVHTLQFSRQLVSCSSCGTRDKNFCFRCISKRCDFRLCIPCVKLPLIVRYKYDNHPLRLTYASVKNDVLEYYCDICEGIRDRKHWFYSCPDCDFECHPDCIRGRYPQVKLGGSYKHDDHQHHVALVDKRKSAIPNDKRERLRPCPDCLNMCVGLVCECLECGINIHLEHEWAADNRGFLELLADLLKMFIPSNEPDNNSSRWRQGIHGTEFRVPKHV